Within the Mobula birostris isolate sMobBir1 chromosome 31, sMobBir1.hap1, whole genome shotgun sequence genome, the region CATGTATAGTATTTTGGCACTTCCCAATAATTCTTTTGACTTCATTGAATTATTAACATTTTTGGCGAATCCACTTTCAGAAGCAACACCAGTTTAATCTGAGTAATGCTAGAACTCAGGAAACAGATGTCTCTGTTCAATAAACCACCTATTCAACAGAGAAACCGCACACATTAACACTACACAAAATCTGCAAGCGGGTGTCATTTGAGAAGATAGTGAATAGGTTAAATTTAATAAACCACTGCTAGGACAGCAATGTTTAGTACTTTTCAAAtagttattttgtacattatttaaAGCAGGATAgttgaaaaactgcagatgcttatAAACTAGTTCAAATTTGAAAGGACAGCATGAAATTTCTGCATTGGAATGCAATTTTAAACATCTTGACTCACACAACTGCCACTGGTGGGTGTTATTACACTTTTGCTTTGCTTTTTTATCAACAAGGTAAATCATATGCCAATGTGTGTGTTTTAACCAACTGCTTGAAAGATTTCAGTTTAGACTCAGAGGTACACTCCTCCCAGGATAACACAGTTATTCAATATTCTTCTCCTGGCCCAAACAAAATGCAGCATGCTGTTATAAACTGAAAATTCCAGGCAAGTTTAATGATAAGACCAGGAGATTTTTTCTAGTGATGAGTCTTAATAAACATTTTAAAACCATCAGCTGTGATTAAACTTTACTGGACACTATTTATTGTTTTAATGTGGTTATAAGAGAATGAAGTCCTTTCTTAAAAGTCACAACTAGATCCCTTACCTTGCTGGGCTTGTCAGTCTGTTGATCAAATACTTTTTCACAAAGTCTCAGTCCAGTTTCTTGCCTGATCTGCTGCAAGTAAGCCCTCATCATTTCTGTAAAAGTAACCAGAATTTTCAGGATCTGGAACAAATCTGTTCTCAGGACTTGTACTATACGGCAATAAACTGGAACAACTGTCTAGCTATTTTTAGAAGGAGCAACTTCTGCACAGGCACAACTGATAAACCAGTACCTTCATACTGTGAAATAATTTCTAAATCCCAATGAGGTGTAGTTAGACTATTCAAAgcattttaaatataattttgatCAACTTCATTACTAATATCGTTTCCACGTACCATCTTCCTGCTTGTGTCCAGGCTTTGCATACATAGCATTGAGGGGAAACCCTGGCTCTCCAGGAATGGGAAAGTTGGTTATTCCCAAGGTGTacatttctttctccccttgaCTTTTGGAGTTACACTATGTTGAgggaaaatataaaaacaaaataatcaaGTCCTCAAAGATAAAAATAAGTCGGACTGTTTTACATTACAAAGAAAACTATCCAACAACTTGACAACTGATTACGAAACGACATCAGCAACCACAGCGGTAAAGAGTTCCTGGGGTTGTTCTAACTTTAACCTAGATAGAAGGAAGTGATCAATTTTCAAACAAATGCCTCACAATACAGAGCCATTTCAACTTCTGTTCCGCCTAATAGAAATCACTTCCTGATGTTATGAAGCAGTTCACGAATCGCATCATCTCAAGCAGCAATACAGAAGTTAAGCTGTGTAAACTGCCCATACCTTATAAGGGCAAAGCAAAGAAAAATGAAGCACACATCAGTGCTCCCTACCTTTTGCAGCTTTTTGAGACATTCAGTGATGTAAAGGGTGATATAAATTAAGGTTCTATCAGCTTCATTCTGTAATAAAAGCACCAGAGTGTTAGATAAATATGGTGCACAGTGTTGAAATAGAAACATATAGTGTATGTATCACTGTTTAATTAATTCCTGGCTGATCTGTATTTTAACTTCATCGCCCTGCCTTAATTCAGTAGCCTTTACTTGCAATGTCTAAGGAAAACCATTCATAGTTTATGGATTCTCATTTAATCTAATCAAGAGCTGcagataattttatttttataacaACTTACTGTACTCAAGATACACATTAAACAGGACATTCTTAGTAGATATATTTACTGGTTAAATCTCCAAAATGATTCAACACAAAATGTAAAATGACTTAGAAAGTTTTGTACTAGTTGTTAAACTAAGTAACAGAGGGTTACTCTgtataacaaatgtactttggcCTTATGGCATGTAGTCTTGTTATGTCCCTTTTCcagtttgtttctttttcccTGCTTTTGATGTCCACATTGTAGAGGGTTTTTAATTTTACATCAGTAACAGAACAAGgagaagtcatagtcatactttattgatcccgggggaaattggtttttgttacagttgcaccataaataaaaaaatagtaataaaaccataaatagttaaatagtaatatgtaaattatgctaggaaataagtccaggaccagcctattggctcagggtgtctgaccctccaagggaggagttgtaaagtttgatggccacaggcaggaatgacttcctatgatgctctgtgctgcatctcggtgcaatgAGACTCTGGGCtgtatgtactcctgtgcccaaccagtacattatgtagtggatgggagacattgtccaagatggcatggaacctggatagcatcctcttttcagacaccagcgTCAGAGAGTGATTCACCTTCAGGCTTCTATGCTTCTTAGGATTCTAACTTGGCTTCTTCCCACCCTGATCTCAGGAAATCATAATGAACAACAGCCAGTGCAAAACCAAATTCACTCATTTTACATCAAAGTGAATTCACTCTTATCATACTCTATAATTTCCATTATTCCCTTCAATACTTTGCAGATATGACAACTTTCTAAGTTGGCAAGAAGAGGAACTTACCTTTATTTCATAGTTTTTAAAGAAAACATTTGCCTTAAAATAGTAGATAGCTTCATCAATTATATCAGTATCTTTGGCTGGAAGAGAAAAGTAGCAATGCAACAATAATCAATAGACATGCCAGTATCCCCTAAGCCAATAATTAATCATTTTTGTCCTCCCCAACCTGAATTCTACTAAAGCAGAATACCCCAACAGCTAATTAGCATTCTCTTTATTAGCAAACTAAAGAAGAAAATATTATACTGAGAGAATACGAAAGAGTGAACACATTACTAGGATTCATAGTTTGGTTTCCACAGTTCCATTGCCCCCTAAGAATGCAAGATATTTCCTAACCTACTTATTGCTTTAAACTGAGTGAATTTAGTACTCTTTTAAGAATATGGAACAAGTCCTCACAGGAGATGAAAACTGCATTTTTGATTACTTTTAGATTCAAAAGGCACTTGTGCACAATAATCCTTTCCAGATAATTTCTTCACCCAGGCATGCTCACATCTTTCTAGTGAGGCTAGGAAGAACAATTTACTTCATAACCATGCCTTACTTTCTCTAAGGAAATTAGTAGAAAAGACTGCTGCTAACACCACTATTACCAAGTTTAGACAGCAACAAGATTACTTGCCTTGTAGTTTCTCAAAATATTACCAATCATTGTCTTCAATTTGTTTAAATTATTAGGTTCTCCGAGAATGAAAGACTTGCACTCAATAAATGTAGCGTCATGTTCTCGATGTGTTACTACAGTAATCAATTAGTAACGCATATCTGGACAAATGCCCTGTGGCTCAGGAACTTTAAGAGCAATACACTGCCATACATATGCTTAAAATCTATGCATGCATATAATGTTTTGTTTGTAAAAGAACAATGGTGTTTGTTGGTCaacaaatcttttactatcttaATCAGGGTGACGCCAAAGACAGATTTGTCTGCATTGCATGCAATATTTTATATATGTGGTTATAACTTCTTGTCGGTAGCTTTAATTTCCTGTTTGCAGCATGAGCGTTTAGAATTTACTGCACACTTGCCTCACCCTCACTAGGAACTACCTCAAAATAACTTTACAGTTATTAAACAGAGTTAGATTACAACACTAACATTTAGACTGTATTCCTTAAGCACAACGCTACAAGTGCATAAGAGCACTGCACTGAATTTATGAAGTTCAAAACTTACTTTCCTTTGGAGCTGGTCCTTTGAATTGAGTTTTCAGTGGCAATAATGCCATATTTCCAATTAGTTTTACATCATGGTCCATGAGGGTTGAATGATAAGCCTGAGGAGGAAAACAACGATTTGCATTCGTCTTGAATGTTCAAAATTCATATTCCAAATTACGACACGGGAGATTTTTTTTATCGATCTCAAGACGCAGAATAACCCAAATAAAGATGCAGGATATCAGCAGTTAATATTATGAATCTGCATTCATTCATTTCAGAGCGATAAAGGCGAAGGCACACACAAAAAAGGCTCCCAAAATAATTTTAACATTGTTTAGGCCTCACTGGCCTACTTCCTGATCTCTCGCATTTATTTATTTGACATTTCGGTGTAACGGATTAACATACAGTCACGGCAGCTTAAATATAGGGCAATAAGcacaaataaaacacaaaatgataTGTAAAACTTACCGGCATTTTAGAAATTTCAATAGAGCAacgaaatatttctgtcagattcTCTCGCTTCCGCTAGTCCCACCCTACCGGCTACGAGCACGTCCGGCCCCGGGAGCGAGCACGTCACTCCTACCACGTGATGCACGGAGACGCCGCTCTGCGTTTGCGCGAAGGAGAATTTTGTTCAAAATTGGCTCAGCTCGCTTTAGAATGGTTGGAGCGTTGTGTGCGTTTTATATGAAGTGCGCAGGTAATACTGTACGggtttggtaaatgcatttaactgtcatgtggtggaaaagtatagtgattatactcacatttatacggatggtgcgaaggaacctgaaacaggagtgacagggtttggggtggttataccagcaaaagaaattggaatcagcagaagaacatctgataagttaggggtgtttacagtggagatgctggcagtgttggttgcgttgcaatgggtgcagaaagccagacaattCAAAGCATTGATaagctcagattcatcctcagttctagcaagtttaaggtcttttcacacaaacagtcggcaagatgtactttatgaagtccttcagttagtcgcaagaattgcaaatcagggaggtcaggtaaaatttcaatgggttccagcacatgtaggggtgaaggggaatgagagggtggatgagttggcaaagaaggcgttaaagaaagaaaatatggaaatgcacattagtatcagtaaagcagaggttaagtgtgtaatctgggggaaaaaaatcaaccaaatgtgcaagaaagatgggacagggaggcatttatatcaaatacaaaaaagtgttgcaggtactagggtaggtagtggaaacagaagagagaaaATTGTGTGGACTGGATTAAGGCTGGGACACTGTGCAttgaacaaaacattgaaaatgatagggaaacaccagacaggaatgtgtgaggaatgtcaggaggAGGAGttagtagaacatgtagttctgagttgcaggaagtatgggatacagagagagatgatgagaattaaactaagggaattggtggtgcaggaattcacattgaAAGGGTTGCTGGGTATGGGTGAGAGAGAGCACAggttagggtatttttagctttcttaagggttacagggttttttataggatatgacggataaaccaggaatagggtactaggatggccaaatatgggaggataaagtgtaggttagggtgtgtgtgtgtgtgcgtgtgtgtgtgaagtagatagatagatagatattgggtgagggatttagaatgtacgtctattgcacactccggagcagaaggtggcagtaatgcaccattaaactgggtgccaaccgccgtaaaacgaGACAGACAGAATATTGTACGGGTTATCCACAATGACTTCACATTCAGTTCTTGCACAAGGTCTTCACTGTGAAACGTCGCCTCTTTCTCgccccacagatactgcctgacctgctgtgtatttGTTTTATATGTAATTCATTTTCATGGTTCCCCGGATCACTCTTACTGCTTGTAGAAAAGGGTATTTACCTTTAACGCCCTAGCACCTCCGCAAATATTGTGCTTTTGGCAGATGTAGACCAGAGTTTTTGGAATAACCTTCGAAATCTTTAACTATATTTGTTGTTTAAGAACTAGGCCAGTGgcaaaactgtatcagtctccgcCATTcccttggattcatcagctgcaatggagagggggagcttgctgtaTGGATAATAGTtcactctccatattgtactgttctGGTttgcgtatcacgtagacagTTGGGACGcagcatccatggtcgaccccgaCCAACGCAAAGCCTCAAAGAACTAGGCTCCTACCAGAATGAAGATGGCACTTGAACTATGCAATTCCCTCTCGTTAACCACCCCTACTCTGACTGAGTCACTGGAGGCTGAAGTGGCCTTATTCGTCACAAGGATGCATTCTGTTGAAGTAACTCTGCATGGAATCTCTTCTtttcttttccaatctttttactaatatcaaaatgttaaacataacatagtattaatacaaagctattgggattacattgttaataattagcatatataaatataaactcagtgaaaaaagttcactcttattaaggttcaatttataacaagaaaaattactaaactgaGCCAACAAGGATAAAACTgcaggaatggatttctcaggattggaaatatataagaaATCGTCTGCATATAAACTCTGCAAAGAATCTCCCACTCAAAATATATATTCACACCTTCAAGAACAAAGATAGCAGAGATTCAATACAATTTCGAATAGCTACAATAACACTGTTTACTTCAATATTGAGAATGACAAATGGTTCCATTGTATTACATATTTACAGTGGAAACATTGAAATAAACTTAGGGTAGGATTAATGAAATGAGCAATGTTTGATTATTAGtctgaagggcctctttccatgctgtatttcacAAAGATTCCCACAATCATCACATCCCCCCCAAAACAGGGGTTTCCaatctggagtccatggacccctccgttaatgataggggtccaaggtataaaaaaaagcccataagacatgggagcagaattaggccattcagccaattgaggctgctctgccattccatcacggctgatcctggattccactcaaccccatatacctgccttcttgccatatcctttgatgctctgaccgatcaggaatcaatcaacttctgtcttaaatatacccagacttggcctccgctgcaatctgtggcagagcattccacatattcattactctctggctaaaaaaaatacttatttgcctctgttctaaagggccgcccctcaattttgaggctgtgccctctagttctggataccctccaccatacgaaacatcctctccacatccaccctaccttcggtaggtttcaatgagatccccacaccccggcattcttctaagttccggtgagtacaggcccaaagctgcctaatgctccttatatgttaaacccttcattcctggaattatccttgtgaacctcctctggactcttcccAATCAGATATGAGCCCAAACTGTTGACCCCTGCTCCAAAGGTTATTTGTACTTAACAGGCCTGTTATTAGTTACATTTCATCGACTATCTGTGTTTACAGACCTCTCACCTTTTGCTGCATTCCCACAATGGAATGTGGTTGCTTTAGGAACAAACTTACAGCTCCTCTATACCCCGGAGCTATTTCGTTGATTACTTACCTGGAGTCACAGGTCAATTAAGTCTTTCCACCTGCACTGTCATGAATATTGCCACCAAGACTGTACAATTTGTGACCGTGTTATCTTCAGGAGAATATTCCAGTTAGTTATTATTTGTGCACCCATCTGGTCTGACCTGTTTAGTAGGGTAGGATCATTTGTTCTGCGGTAGCACACTTTATACCAGTTGCATCAACTTTCCAAGTACAATTAAAATATCTTCTAAACGTACTCCGTGATCCCAGAGTATGCTTCATTTAACCAAACCACAGATATCATTGTCGGTAATGTGGGAGAAGAAAGGATAATATTGAGCTTATCCTCTGTAAACACAAAAGTTCATCACCATCCTCTCTGCTTCACAGTCATTGCTTTTCAGTAAGCACACAAACCTTCATGGTTAATGatacaaaataaactttattgatAGAACAGGGATGATAGACTGAAACAGACACTAAGACTGCTGTTCAGTTTTTAGTTCTACCTTTGAACGCCCGAGTTCAGAAGAACCATGCTGCTTTATAAATTATATTTTACCAACATTAAAACTATATCTCACAGATAAGGTGCTTCAATCAAGCCAGGATTCAAGATAATTACGTGGAGTAGCTAACAATAGTCTTTAGTCATATGTAAACACTGTAAAAAACTTCTAATTAAAATATGCTTCAGCTTGTACCAAAATATGGAATTATGAATATTAATATCCCACAATTTTATAGTTGTAACATATCAtttctctcactttacacttacacCATAAATTCAGGTGTTGCTTTGTGCTAATATTTGCAACATGAAGTCTGAAAACAGAGAATTACGCTTTTATTTCCatataatacaaaaaaaatcaaaatccaTCTTTGCTATGAATGTATCTGTTAACATAGTAACAAGAGAAGGAAATCATCTTCAGTCTTTTGCCCCATTCATTTACGTTAAGCATGGTCTGTACTTCAATTCCATTCTATGACCTTTGCTCCATATTCCAAACCAATCTGTTTAAAATCAGGTTTTATATTATCTTTAAGTTAGAACTAAATGTAAGAAACATCTGCTGATTATTTCAACATTATATAAACATTCGGTTGTAATCTTAATGTGATTAATTTTGTCCTCTTTTAAAGCTTTTGCTGTGCAGGCATAATGGGTACTTTGTGTGAGACATCATACATCATACTGATCTCTGCTGAACCACATGACTGAAGCTACACATGGTGCAGTATTTGGCAGAAAGAATTTTGGAGCACACAAAATGAGATATATTAAGATAAAAACCATCGCTGTTCACTGTACAACTTCTGACAGGTCTCATTTTACAACAGTTCGAAACAACATTTCAACATTCATAAAGTACCTGCAGAGATAAGCAATAATTTAATGTGAAAATATAAAGATTCTCTACGAGTAAACAAACCTTTAAGTCCTGATCTTTTAAAACTGGTCTGTCACTCGTCATTCCAAACATCAGTGAATGTTATTAGTATCATAAAAGGAAGGGCACTCAGCAGCGGGTAACTTACCAGCACATAATTATATCTAGTAGGTTCAACAATCACTTTCAAATACAAATTGAAAGATTTGAATTAATCTTCACACAATATAATAGTGCAAACAAGCTGAGTTCTCACACAAGGTTTTAAATTGTGTGGTATCAGGCATCTTTAGGAAGGCACCTAATGTTTAACTGGGCCCAGATGCTTGGTTAGATCCAGGAATTCAGTCAGCAGTCGCGCCTTGGAAAAACTGATGACTTGTGCTTGGTGCATCAAGCTCTTCATCTTGCTCCTGTAATGAAGGATTTGTGACTGAATTATGCAAGTAAACCCTGAAAAACTTCATTTTTTAGTCACTGAATGAGGCATTCTCTCATTACTTGTT harbors:
- the arpc3 gene encoding actin-related protein 2/3 complex subunit 3; protein product: MPAYHSTLMDHDVKLIGNMALLPLKTQFKGPAPKETKDTDIIDEAIYYFKANVFFKNYEIKNEADRTLIYITLYITECLKKLQKCNSKSQGEKEMYTLGITNFPIPGEPGFPLNAMYAKPGHKQEDEMMRAYLQQIRQETGLRLCEKVFDQQTDKPSKWWTCFIKKQFMNKSLSAPGQ